From Pelmatolapia mariae isolate MD_Pm_ZW linkage group LG1, Pm_UMD_F_2, whole genome shotgun sequence, one genomic window encodes:
- the rhpn2 gene encoding rhophilin-2, translated as MTDALLPNGINDGGGDKTYFKKGCNPFAQTGRSKLQNTRASLNQQIIKQMRMRAGAENLLKATSNSKVKEMVLLELSYVNSNLQLLMSELEGLNSSVEVYQNNQDSANIPLIALGLKETKEVDFSTPFKDFILEHYSEDGKTFEDEIADFMDLRQACRTPSRSEAGVELLAKYYSHLPLIESRFFSPIRQTGIFFTWYDSFTGVPLCQQNLSLEKASILFNMAALYSQIGTRANRQTLTGLEEAVSSFQKAAGVLNNLKETFTHTPSYDMSPAMLSMLIRLMLAQAQECLFEKIALPGIRNQFYSLMKVAQEAAKVSEIYDQVHQCMIQTPVKDNVPFFWSTMSQIKTNHYRSMAHYFVASALLDHQLGPGDDEDKQEKTLSQVYDSLPEGCTALDILKNKDERQRIGKAHIRRAIFGHEEALRIYGLCKNTNNLEVLQEILKASHQRSLNKHSENENEEEFPDYMEAPEIISKTEHKAEMEFPAAAKVKVIDFFQRLGPLSVFSAKQRWTAPRTIRVRSDDRDLGFTLKGDSPVQVVSLDPLCAAAADGLKEGDYIVAVGDTECKWMSVSDVMRLLKDVDEEGIDIQVVSMMDNSTAMPTKSATFCGNLPKTYSMICLAYNEDDKNSKSRKVAKKSSFLSWGLKNKMKSASTLSLPTADKAGALPWNKPCPTFPSSSSYNNDSGLY; from the exons GGCTACATCTAATAGCAAGgtgaaagaaatggttctctTGGAGTTGAGCTACGTTAACTCAAACCTTCAGCTTCTGATGAGCGAGTTGGAAGGTCTCAACAGCTCTGTGGAGGTTTACCAGAACAACCA AGATTCTGCCAACATTCCCCTCATTGCTCTGGGCCTGAAGGAGACAAAAGAAGTTGACTTCTCTACTCCATTCAAG GACTTTATCTTGGAGCACTATAGTGAAGACGGGAAGACGTTTGAAGATGAGATTGCTGACTTCATGGACCTGCGACAG GCATGCAGAACACCAAGTCGAAGTGAGGCCGGGGTGGAGCTGCTTGCAAAATACTACAGCCATCTTCCTCTGATAGAGAGCCGATTCTTCTCCCCAATCAGACAGACAGGCATCTTCTTCACATG GTATGACTCCTTCACAGGAGTGCCACTATGTCAACAAAACCTGTCACTAGAGAAGGCCAGTATCCTTTTCAACATGGCCGCCCTCTACTCTCAGATCGGTACCCGTGCTAATCGACAGACACTAACTGGCCTGGAGGAGGCTGTTTCTTCCTTCCAGAAAGCTGCAG GTGTCTTGAATAACCTTAAGGAGACTTTCACCCACACCCCCAGCTACGACATGAGTCCAGCCATGCTCAGTATGCTGATTCGGCTGATGCTTGCTCAGGCTCAAGAGTGCTTGTTTGAGAAGATTGCACTACCTGGCATCCGAAACCAGTTTTACTCTCTGATGAAAGTTGCACAAGAGGCTGCAAAG GTCTCAGAAATCTACGACCAAGTCCATCAGTGCATGATCCAGACACCAGTAAAAGACAACGTGCCATTTTTCTGGTCCACCATGTCACAAATTAAAACCAACCACTACCGCTCCATGGCACACTACTTTGTAGCTTCAGCACTGCTGGACCACCAGT TGGGTCCGGGCGATGATGAGGACAAGCAGGAGAAGACCTTGTCACAGGTGTATGATAGCCTTCCTGAGGGATGCACTGCTCTGGACATCTTAAAGAACAAAGATGAACGTCAGCGGATTG GTAAAGCTCACATCCGTCGTGCCATCTTCGGTCATGAGGAGGCTTTGAGGATTTATGGATTGTGTAAGAATACCAACAACTTGGAGGTCCTGCAGGAAATTTTAAAAGCCAGTCACCAGCGCTCACTCAACAAgcacagtgaaaatgaaaatgaagaagagTTCCCTGATTATATGGAGGCCCCAGAAATCATCT CTAAAACAGAACACAAAGCAGAGATGGAATTTCCCGCAGCTGCAAAGGTGAAAGTCATCGACTTTTTCCAGAGGCTG GGCCCGCTGTCAGTCTTCTCGGCCAAGCAGCGGTGGACTGCCCCACGGACAATACGGGTTCGCTCAGACGACAGAGACCTGGGTTTCACACTGAAAGGAGACTCACCAGTTCAGGTGGTTTCACTGGACCCTCTCTGTGCAGCTGCT GCTGATGGCCTCAAAGAGGGTGACTACATTGTTGCTGTGGGTGACACAGAGTGCAAGTGGATGAGCGTGAGTGACGTGATGCGACTTCTGAAGGACGTGGACGAGGAGGGGATTGATATCCAGGTGGTCAGCATGATGGACAACAGCACTGCCATG CCTACCAAGAGTGCAACCTTCTGTGGAAACTTGCCTAAGACCTACTCCATGATTTGTCTGGCCTATAATGAAGATGACAAGAACTCCAAGTCTCGCAAAGTAGCCAAGAAGTCATCATTCCTCAGCTGGGGTTTAAAGAACAAGATGAAGAGTGCCAGCACCCTCAGCCTTCCCACAGCAGACAAGGCCGGCGCTCTGCCCTGGAATAAACCTTGTCCCACCTTCCCCAGCTCCAGCTCCTACAACAATGACAGTGGCCTCTACTGA
- the zgc:165481 gene encoding E3 ubiquitin-protein ligase RNF182, translating to MKDSAAETSGVEEGESHTLGQEHDLKMSCPQTEFEEKESPPPEELECKICYQRYNVHHRKPKILDCLHRVCARCLIKILDIADSAGCISCPFCRHQTEITEQEISALPDDVNIMSHLVMRDKSWNSDQNREVVLTPKSFSSSSPSRDSSNCLVITIMEVQRDSQHSPSQNGSSDVYAEQSLDSVSIGSNGPADQDALSKFCNHVPRILVWLLGFLYFGSLPLGIYLLVIQRVTLGIVCVSLVPSSLTVCLVYGFCQCLCQGMCDCSSRG from the coding sequence AACATGACTTGAAGATGAGCTGTCCTCAGACTGAGTTTGAGGAGAAGGAAAGTCCTCCTCCGGAGGAGTTAGAGTGTAAAATCTGTTATCAGCGTTACAATGTCCACCACCGGAAGCCTAAAATCCTGGACTGCCTTCACCGGGTCTGTGCCCGTTGTCTCATTAAAATCCTGGATATTGCTGACAGTGCAGGTTGCATCTCCTGCCCCTTTTGCCGACACCAAACTGAGATCACTGAGCAGGAGATTTCAGCCCTGCCTGATGATGTTAACATCATGTCCCACTTGGTGATGCGGGACAAATCCTGGAACTCCGACCAAAACAGGGAGGTGGTCTTGACTCCAAAGAGTTTCTCCTCCTCCAGCCCATCTCGTGACTCATCCAACTGCCTGGTAATCACTATAATGGAGGTGCAGAGGGACTCACAACACTCTCCAAGCCAAAATGGCAGCTCAGATGTTTATGCTGAGCAAAGCCTGGACTCAGTATCTATAGGCTCTAATGGGCCAGCAGATCAGGATGCCTTGTCCAAGTTCTGTAATCATGTCCCACGCATCCTGGTCTGGCTTCTGGGTTTCTTATACTTTGGCTCACTTCCTCTTGGAATCTACTTGCTGGTGATTCAGAGAGTGACTCTGGGCATTGTATGTGTTAGCTTAGTGCCATCAAGCCTGACAGTTTGCCTGGTCTATGGATTCTGCCAGTGCCTTTGTCAAGGCATGTGTGACTGCTCTTCCAGAGGATGA